A single Drosophila miranda strain MSH22 chromosome XR, D.miranda_PacBio2.1, whole genome shotgun sequence DNA region contains:
- the LOC108152442 gene encoding uncharacterized protein LOC108152442 isoform X1: MRWLWLLGLLVAHVSLTLAKGWTGLSRHLLPLDFYQADLKELLQKILWAANVKRCFGVITDDLHYPIYDRSYFEAVGRRLVPFYVVRVNASEDLRRLPGEVELMLRAIKARDCDLHVITILNGWQVQGLLRFVYDNRALNMQGKFLLLHDSRLFSPDMLHLWTVFVSSVFLKRQLDNRFQISTVAFPGILSGVLALKNLALWELGKRINGSILFLDNTSDLMGAALPVAVVEHVPMVQWSNTTNSYQGVEVEIMNALGQALNFLPVYYQANGSEATDWEQDDEFGENKTHIDSKLIEELALHSARFAIGDLHLFEVYLRLVELSLPHNFECLTFLTPESSMDNSWQTFILPFSGGMWAGVLLSLFVVGTVFYAISFLNAILTGSDHVGFSRCCRRSRGSRLEPPDPSTYRRLSFRVALSRYRPPLGVGKHRDLFDDYATCFLLTYSMLLYVSLPRMPRNWPLRVLTGWYWIYCILLVATYRASFTAILANPAERVTIDTLEDLLRSGIPLKAGSAENIQFFLDATDEVAQKVGAKMDVLENNDDLTARIAKGQCSYYDNEFYLRYMRVGDESGGVGSALHIMRECVVYMPVVLAMEKNSALKQRVDSSLQHMIEGGLLAKWLKDAVKRLPAEAPAQQEALMNLNKFWSSFVALAIGYVASILALLFEHWHFRHIIMRHPMYDVLNPSLYYNFKRLYPDE; this comes from the exons ATgcgctggctctggctcctgGGGCTCCTGGTGGCACATGTGTCTCTGACACTGGCTAAAGGCTGGACAGGACTGTCGCGTCACCTGCTGCCGCTGGATTTCTATCAGGCAGATCTGAAGGAGCTGCTGCAGAAGATTCTGTGGGCGGCAAACGTGAAGAGATGCTTCGGTGTCATCACCGACGACCTTCACTATCCCATCTACGATCGGAGCTACTTCGAGGCCGTGGGTCGCCGGCTGGTCCCCTTCTATGTGGTGCGGGTGAATGCCAGCGAGGATCTCCGCCGGCTGCCCGGCGAAGTGGAGCTCATGCTGCGTGCCATCAAGGCCAGAGACTGCGATCTGCACGTGATCACCATTCTCAATGGCTGGCAGGTGCAGGGACTCCTCAGGTTCGTCTACGACAACCGGGCCCTCAACATGCAGGGGAAGTTCCTCCTGCTGCACGACTCGCGGCTCTTCTCCCCGGACATGCTCCACCTGTGGACCGTCTTTGTGAGCAGTGTCTTCCTTAAGCGGCAGCTGGATAACAG ATTCCAAATCTCCACTGTGGCCTTTCCGGGAATTTTGAGCGGCGTTTTGGCTCTGAAAAATCTCGCCCTTTGGGAGCTGGGTAAACGCATCAACGGAAGCATTCTCTTTCTGGACAATACAAGTGATCTAATGG GTGCCGCACTGCCAGTGGCCGTTGTCGAGCATGTGCCCATGGTCCAGTGGTCGAACACAACGAACAGCTACCAGGGCGTTGAGGTGGAAATAATGAATGCTTTAGGCCAGGCCCTGAACTTCCTGCCGGTGTACTATCAGGCGAACGGTAGCGAGGCCACGGATTGGGAACAGGACGATGAGTTTGGGGAGAACAAGACCCACATAGACTCCAAGCTTATCGAGGAACTG GCTCTGCACAGCGCCCGGTTTGCCATTGGGGATCTGCACCTGTTCGAGGTCTACCTGCGGCTGGTGGAGCTCAGTCTGCCGCATAATTTCGAGTGCCTGACCTTCCTCACGCCCGAGTCCTCGATGGACAACTCCTGGCAGACCTTCATACTGCCCTTCAGCGGGGGCATGTGGGCCGGGGTACTGCTCTCCCTGTTCGTTGTGGGGACTGTTTTCTATGCGATAAGCTTCTTGAACGCCATCCTAACGGGCAGCGACCATGTGGGCTTCTCCCGATGCTGCCGCAGGAGTCGCGGGAGTCGTCTAGAGCCCCCGGACCCAAGCACCTATCGACGGCTGAGCTTCCGcgtggccctcagccgctatCGTCCGCCGCTGGGTGTGGGCAAGCACCGCGATCTCTTCGACGACTATGCCACCTGCTTTCTCCTCACGTACAGCATGCTGCTGTACGTGTCCCTGCCGCGCATGCCACGCAACTGGCCGCTGCGGGTCCTTACAGGCTGGTACTGGATCTACTGCATCCTCCTGGTGGCCACGTATCGCGCCAGCTTCACCGCCATCCTGGCCAACCCGGCGGAAAGGGTAACCATCGACACGCTGGAAGATCTGCTGCGTTCTGGGATACCACTAAAGGCTGGGTCGGCCGAGAACATACAGTTCTTTCTGGATGCCACCGATGAAGTCGCCCAGAAGGTGGGTGCCAAGATGGATGTCCTTGAGAACAACGATGATCTG ACCGCTCGCATTGCCAAGGGACAGTGCTCCTACTACGACAATGAGTTCTATTTGCGATATATGCGCGTGGGGGACGAGTCCGGAGGCGTGGGATCTGCCCTGCACATCATGAGGGAGTGCGTCGTTTACATGCCTGTCGTGCTGGCCATGGAAAAAAACTCCGCCCTGAAGCAGCGCGTGGACAGCTCCCTGCAGCACATGATCGAGGGCG GTCTACTAGCCAAATGGCTCAAGGATgcggtcaaacggctgccggCCGAGGCACCTGCCCAGCAGGAAGCTCTCATGAATCTCAACAAGTTCTGGAGCTCCTTTGTGGCCCTGGCGATTGGGTACGTGGCATCGATTCTGGCACTTTTGTTCGAGCATTGGCATTTCAGGCACATCATCATGCGGCATCCCATGTACGATGTCCTCAATCCCAGCTTGTATTATAACTTTAAGCGTCTCTATCCAGACGAATAA
- the LOC108152442 gene encoding uncharacterized protein LOC108152442 isoform X2, whose protein sequence is MRWLWLLGLLVAHVSLTLAKGWTGLSRHLLPLDFYQADLKELLQKILWAANVKRCFGVITDDLHYPIYDRSYFEAVGRRLVPFYVVRVNASEDLRRLPGEVELMLRAIKARDCDLHVITILNGWQVQGLLRFVYDNRALNMQGKFLLLHDSRLFSPDMLHLWTVFVSSVFLKRQLDNRFQISTVAFPGILSGVLALKNLALWELGKRINGSILFLDNTSDLMGAALPVAVVEHVPMVQWSNTTNSYQGVEVEIMNALGQALNFLPVYYQANGSEATDWEQDDEFGENKTHIDSKLIEELALHSARFAIGDLHLFEVYLRLVELSLPHNFECLTFLTPESSMDNSWQTFILPFSGGMWAGVLLSLFVVGTVFYAISFLNAILTGSDHVGFSRCCRRSRGSRLEPPDPSTYRRLSFRVALSRYRPPLGVGKHRDLFDDYATCFLLTYSMLLYVSLPRMPRNWPLRVLTGWYWIYCILLVATYRASFTAILANPAERVTIDTLEDLLRSGIPLKAGSAENIQFFLDATDEVAQKVGAKMDVLENNDDLVY, encoded by the exons ATgcgctggctctggctcctgGGGCTCCTGGTGGCACATGTGTCTCTGACACTGGCTAAAGGCTGGACAGGACTGTCGCGTCACCTGCTGCCGCTGGATTTCTATCAGGCAGATCTGAAGGAGCTGCTGCAGAAGATTCTGTGGGCGGCAAACGTGAAGAGATGCTTCGGTGTCATCACCGACGACCTTCACTATCCCATCTACGATCGGAGCTACTTCGAGGCCGTGGGTCGCCGGCTGGTCCCCTTCTATGTGGTGCGGGTGAATGCCAGCGAGGATCTCCGCCGGCTGCCCGGCGAAGTGGAGCTCATGCTGCGTGCCATCAAGGCCAGAGACTGCGATCTGCACGTGATCACCATTCTCAATGGCTGGCAGGTGCAGGGACTCCTCAGGTTCGTCTACGACAACCGGGCCCTCAACATGCAGGGGAAGTTCCTCCTGCTGCACGACTCGCGGCTCTTCTCCCCGGACATGCTCCACCTGTGGACCGTCTTTGTGAGCAGTGTCTTCCTTAAGCGGCAGCTGGATAACAG ATTCCAAATCTCCACTGTGGCCTTTCCGGGAATTTTGAGCGGCGTTTTGGCTCTGAAAAATCTCGCCCTTTGGGAGCTGGGTAAACGCATCAACGGAAGCATTCTCTTTCTGGACAATACAAGTGATCTAATGG GTGCCGCACTGCCAGTGGCCGTTGTCGAGCATGTGCCCATGGTCCAGTGGTCGAACACAACGAACAGCTACCAGGGCGTTGAGGTGGAAATAATGAATGCTTTAGGCCAGGCCCTGAACTTCCTGCCGGTGTACTATCAGGCGAACGGTAGCGAGGCCACGGATTGGGAACAGGACGATGAGTTTGGGGAGAACAAGACCCACATAGACTCCAAGCTTATCGAGGAACTG GCTCTGCACAGCGCCCGGTTTGCCATTGGGGATCTGCACCTGTTCGAGGTCTACCTGCGGCTGGTGGAGCTCAGTCTGCCGCATAATTTCGAGTGCCTGACCTTCCTCACGCCCGAGTCCTCGATGGACAACTCCTGGCAGACCTTCATACTGCCCTTCAGCGGGGGCATGTGGGCCGGGGTACTGCTCTCCCTGTTCGTTGTGGGGACTGTTTTCTATGCGATAAGCTTCTTGAACGCCATCCTAACGGGCAGCGACCATGTGGGCTTCTCCCGATGCTGCCGCAGGAGTCGCGGGAGTCGTCTAGAGCCCCCGGACCCAAGCACCTATCGACGGCTGAGCTTCCGcgtggccctcagccgctatCGTCCGCCGCTGGGTGTGGGCAAGCACCGCGATCTCTTCGACGACTATGCCACCTGCTTTCTCCTCACGTACAGCATGCTGCTGTACGTGTCCCTGCCGCGCATGCCACGCAACTGGCCGCTGCGGGTCCTTACAGGCTGGTACTGGATCTACTGCATCCTCCTGGTGGCCACGTATCGCGCCAGCTTCACCGCCATCCTGGCCAACCCGGCGGAAAGGGTAACCATCGACACGCTGGAAGATCTGCTGCGTTCTGGGATACCACTAAAGGCTGGGTCGGCCGAGAACATACAGTTCTTTCTGGATGCCACCGATGAAGTCGCCCAGAAGGTGGGTGCCAAGATGGATGTCCTTGAGAACAACGATGATCTG GTCTACTAG
- the LOC108153094 gene encoding protein scylla has translation MKMEVIPVQSIYGGVLGSNKTRDWTSTLTPPASASVAIDAAVNAAPLKTKGSSARGGDAPNYSIKHKQAPTSHAHNYSKKTKPSSGGYYYAGEVQAEEEEEQVAPADLDMREVSHLSLRFLDELRAAKSRHLTCTEVSLPCDLVPSIAADIVRVSEKEPCGTRGCTIYIEFEDEPKNSRRIASLKLDPETVSTFEVYVTLRQDHRGWASLLPQFMKSLARTITISPEYTITKNKLYSAEGPGARRSYSFGSSQSRAIATPTV, from the exons ATGAAAATGGAGGTTATTCCCGTTCAATCCATCTACGGCGGTGTGCTGGGCTCAAACAAAACTAGAG ATTGGACCAGCACCCTGACACCGCCCGCGTCCGCCAGTGTGGCCATTGACGCTGCCGTGAACGCTGCCCCGCTCAAGACCAAGGGCTCCTCCGCCCGCGGCGGCGATGCCCCCAACTACAGTATTAAGCACAAGCAGGCGCCCACCAGCCATGCCCACAACTACAGCAAGAAGACGAAGCCCAGCAGTGGCGGCTACTACTACGCCGGCGAAGTGCAGgccgaggaagaggaggagcaggTGGCCCCCGCCGACCTGGACATGCGTGAAGTGTCGCATCTGTCGCTGCGGTTCCTGGACGAGCTGCGGGCGGCCAAGTCTCGCCACCTCACCTGCACGGAGGTGTCGCTGCCCTGCGACCTCGTGCCCAGCATTGCGGCCGACATTGTCAGAGTGTCGGAGAAGGAGCCTTGCGGCACCCGCGGCTGCACCATCTACATCGAGTTCGAGGACGAGCCGAAAAACTCGCGCCGCATCGCCTCCCTCAAGCTGGACCCCGAGACGGTCTCAACCTTCGAGGTGTACGTGACGCTGCGCCAGGACCACCGCGGCTGGGCCTCGCTGCTCCCGCAGTTCATGAAGAGCCTGGCACGCACGATCACGATCAGCCCCGAGTACACGATCACCAAGAACAAGCTGTACTCGGCCGAGGGGCCGGGGGCCAGGCGCAGCTACAGCTTCGGCAGCAGCCAAAGCCGAGCCATCGCCACGCCAACTGTGTAG